A genome region from uncultured Tolumonas sp. includes the following:
- a CDS encoding VCBS domain-containing protein: protein MPTAQPAPSQVNILGTNDAAVISAPVVDLTETNAVLTTSGTLSITDVDSPASFVALTNVAGSNGYGKFTVNADGSWTYTANTAHDEFKAGITYTDTVTVTSADGTTSTIQVNILGTNDAAVISAPVVDLTETNAVLTTSGTLSITDVDSPASFVALTNVAGSNGYGKFTVNADGSWTYTANTAHDEFKAGITYTDTVTVTSADGTTSTIQVNILGTNDAAVISAPVVDLTETNAVLTTSGTLSITDVDSPASFVALTNVAGSNGYGKFTVNADGSWTYTANTAHDEFKAGITYTDTVTVTSADGTTSTIQVNILGTNDAAVISAPVVDLTETNAVLTTSGTLSITDVDSPASFVALTNVAGSNGLRQVHGQCRRQLDLHGKHRA, encoded by the coding sequence GTGCCGACGGCACAACCAGCACCATCACAGGTGAACATCCTGGGGACCAACGACGCGGCGGTGATCTCGGCGCCGGTGGTCGATCTGACCGAGACCAACGCGGTACTGACCACCAGCGGCACGCTGAGTATCACCGACGTGGACAGCCCGGCGAGCTTTGTTGCACTGACCAACGTGGCGGGCAGCAACGGCTACGGCAAGTTCACGGTCAATGCCGACGGCAGCTGGACTTACACGGCAAACACCGCGCATGACGAGTTCAAGGCGGGTATCACCTACACCGACACGGTGACGGTGACGAGTGCCGACGGCACAACCAGCACCATCCAGGTGAACATCCTGGGGACCAACGACGCGGCGGTGATCTCGGCGCCGGTGGTCGATCTGACCGAGACCAACGCGGTACTGACCACCAGCGGCACGCTGAGTATCACCGACGTGGACAGCCCGGCGAGCTTTGTTGCACTGACCAACGTGGCGGGCAGCAACGGCTACGGCAAGTTCACGGTCAATGCCGACGGCAGCTGGACTTACACGGCAAACACCGCGCATGACGAGTTCAAGGCGGGTATCACCTACACCGACACGGTGACGGTGACGAGTGCCGACGGCACAACCAGCACCATCCAGGTGAACATCCTGGGGACCAACGACGCGGCGGTGATCTCGGCGCCGGTGGTCGATCTGACCGAGACCAACGCGGTACTGACCACCAGCGGCACGCTGAGTATCACCGACGTGGACAGCCCGGCGAGCTTTGTTGCACTGACCAACGTGGCGGGCAGCAACGGCTACGGCAAGTTCACGGTCAATGCCGACGGCAGCTGGACTTACACGGCAAACACCGCGCATGACGAGTTCAAGGCGGGTATCACCTACACCGACACGGTGACGGTGACGAGTGCCGACGGCACAACCAGCACCATCCAGGTGAACATCCTGGGGACCAACGACGCGGCGGTGATCTCGGCGCCGGTGGTCGATCTGACCGAGACCAACGCGGTACTGACCACCAGCGGCACGCTGAGTATCACCGACGTGGACAGCCCGGCGAGCTTTGTTGCACTGACCAACGTGGCGGGCAGCAACGGTCTACGGCAAGTTCACGGTCAATGCCGACGGCAGCTGGACTTACACGGCAAACACCGCGCATGA
- a CDS encoding LapD/MoxY N-terminal periplasmic domain-containing protein, protein MTLYKQILAFVICLFAGLLIIAYGVQFQSTRDYLAEQQRISVINTANSVGLALTPYLEAGDKVGAESVINAAFDGGYYQKIHLDLLASKQTIEKVNKTDIEGVPHWFTQLNLFKSESYETVLTSGWLQLGKLEVKGHPGDAYFQLWRSMSNLLWAYIICFVVVSILVTSALRFLLRPLDWIRKQAVEIEQHHFNQTIPLPKTLELRQVVQSINTLTIKLAKQFKEEAEAADLLRERAFRDAVSGLGNRAYFIGQVNAWIADHGRGGVMLIAVDSLDEIYRTDGYTARDKMVKQVANILTAKLSVFEGMALARITATEYAVLLPGLTSDELLDTAHVLNIAIADLIVNPLDSDTALSVIGVAIRNPDEDLSVLLTKADNALRRARNERLGAVTIEQAESADTIGRLAWKEIILGALKHNLFDFRVQPVTMISGESALPAELFTGIRHQGQRFSAAQFMAAVEMFKLGEKLDRYVLDHTVSVLQTNTGMSMSVNLTISSISSPSFLSYLKDFFIRNNEITKRIAIEIPENAIIHQREAVKLLSEICQQHKVMWGIDQFGRYFQSLEYLTELTPAYVKVDQGYMSIISKDENAQSVLAAVCRTAHNAGAITVVTRVENQEQVKLINQLFVDGYQGIVQPAHDI, encoded by the coding sequence ATGACTTTATATAAGCAAATACTCGCTTTCGTGATATGCCTTTTTGCTGGGTTATTAATTATTGCTTACGGAGTGCAGTTCCAATCGACGAGAGATTATCTGGCCGAGCAACAACGCATTTCGGTTATTAACACCGCTAATTCCGTTGGCTTAGCTCTAACACCCTATTTGGAAGCTGGTGATAAAGTTGGCGCAGAATCAGTAATTAATGCAGCTTTTGATGGTGGTTATTACCAAAAAATACATCTTGATCTACTTGCGTCTAAACAAACAATTGAAAAAGTGAACAAGACAGATATCGAAGGTGTTCCGCATTGGTTTACACAATTGAATTTGTTTAAAAGTGAAAGCTACGAAACAGTATTAACGTCAGGTTGGCTTCAGCTCGGAAAATTAGAAGTTAAAGGGCATCCTGGGGATGCATATTTCCAGCTATGGCGATCCATGTCCAATTTATTGTGGGCATATATTATTTGTTTTGTGGTTGTATCCATTTTAGTCACTTCAGCTTTGCGATTTTTGCTTCGCCCACTGGATTGGATCCGCAAGCAAGCAGTGGAAATTGAACAGCATCATTTTAATCAAACAATTCCGTTACCTAAGACTTTGGAACTAAGACAAGTTGTTCAGTCGATTAATACACTGACTATTAAGCTGGCAAAGCAATTTAAAGAAGAAGCAGAAGCTGCTGATCTGTTGCGAGAAAGAGCATTCCGCGATGCGGTTTCTGGATTGGGCAACCGAGCTTATTTCATCGGCCAGGTTAATGCTTGGATCGCGGATCATGGTCGTGGCGGTGTTATGTTGATCGCTGTTGATTCACTGGATGAAATTTATCGTACAGACGGTTATACCGCTCGAGATAAAATGGTTAAGCAAGTTGCTAATATTCTTACTGCTAAGTTATCTGTTTTTGAGGGGATGGCTTTAGCTCGAATTACTGCAACTGAGTACGCAGTGTTGTTGCCTGGGCTTACTAGTGATGAATTATTGGATACGGCACATGTACTTAATATCGCGATTGCTGATCTTATTGTGAATCCACTAGATTCTGATACAGCTCTGTCGGTCATTGGTGTTGCAATCAGAAATCCAGATGAAGATTTATCCGTACTTTTAACTAAAGCTGATAATGCATTGCGCCGGGCCCGAAATGAACGGCTGGGTGCCGTTACAATTGAACAGGCAGAAAGTGCGGATACGATTGGTCGTTTAGCCTGGAAAGAAATTATTTTAGGTGCGTTGAAACATAACTTATTCGATTTTCGAGTGCAGCCCGTGACCATGATCAGTGGCGAGTCAGCACTACCAGCTGAACTTTTCACAGGAATTAGACATCAAGGGCAGCGGTTTAGTGCAGCTCAATTCATGGCTGCGGTTGAAATGTTTAAGTTGGGTGAAAAATTAGATCGTTATGTGCTCGATCATACAGTTTCTGTTCTTCAAACGAACACTGGTATGAGTATGTCGGTCAACTTAACCATCAGCAGTATTTCTTCACCATCGTTTTTGAGTTATCTGAAAGATTTTTTCATTAGAAACAATGAAATAACTAAACGCATAGCCATTGAGATTCCGGAAAATGCCATTATTCATCAACGTGAAGCAGTGAAATTGTTGAGCGAAATATGTCAACAACACAAAGTCATGTGGGGGATTGATCAATTTGGCCGATATTTTCAGTCATTAGAGTATTTAACTGAATTGACACCTGCGTATGTGAAAGTTGATCAGGGATATATGAGTATTATCAGTAAAGATGAAAATGCTCAAAGCGTCTTGGCTGCGGTATGCCGCACAGCTCATAACGCTGGTGCTATAACGGTAGTTACGCGAGTGGAAAACCAAGAGCAAGTAAAACTGATTAATCAGCTATTTGTAGATGGATATCAAGGCATAGTGCAACCCGCACACGACATTTAA
- a CDS encoding transglutaminase-like cysteine peptidase, with protein MWSLTILANFRRFQCALLLLLGALLTVGIYPTILADVLDAKDRQLADLVQAKYGSRAARRVIDWRLLVQRARAEKWSQQQALEATNRFFNRQIFIDDIKLWGQPDYWASPVEFLAAGGGDCEDFSIAKYFTLREMGLSDESMRLIYVKAIRYNQFHMVVANYATPASMPVILDNLDPTIKPANLRTDLIPIYSFNGSHLWLMKAKGQGQLAGNSDRLSLWTDLQKRFNTQHMNRPILNLDN; from the coding sequence ATGTGGTCATTGACCATATTAGCTAATTTCCGACGTTTTCAATGCGCCTTATTATTACTATTAGGCGCATTGTTAACTGTTGGCATTTATCCAACTATTCTTGCTGATGTTCTTGATGCGAAAGATCGGCAGTTAGCTGATTTAGTTCAGGCAAAATATGGTTCAAGAGCTGCTCGTCGAGTCATCGATTGGCGGCTGCTTGTGCAGCGAGCGCGAGCTGAAAAATGGAGTCAACAGCAAGCATTAGAAGCAACAAATCGTTTTTTTAACCGGCAAATATTTATTGATGATATTAAGTTATGGGGGCAACCAGATTACTGGGCTTCTCCGGTGGAGTTTCTTGCTGCAGGTGGTGGAGACTGTGAAGATTTTAGCATTGCTAAGTACTTTACGTTACGAGAAATGGGGTTATCAGATGAAAGTATGCGGCTGATCTATGTCAAAGCTATTCGCTATAATCAGTTTCATATGGTGGTCGCAAATTATGCAACACCAGCATCAATGCCAGTAATATTGGATAACCTTGATCCCACAATTAAACCAGCCAATTTACGAACTGACTTAATTCCAATATATAGCTTCAATGGTAGTCATCTATGGCTGATGAAAGCAAAAGGTCAAGGCCAGTTGGCAGGAAACTCAGATCGATTGAGTTTATGGACCGATCTACAGAAAAGATTTAATACTCAGCATATGAACCGACCGATTTTAAATTTGGATAACTAA
- a CDS encoding TolC family outer membrane protein, with translation MGKVGKLSALAVCIAALSGSAGAASLDATVSQTLMNHPQVKQAYDNYVTRSHQIDQAKAGYYPKVDAVAGVGKDNYNSNNSSKDGNNLNRQELGVSLTQMLFDGFSTSSNVDRTTAEAQAQKFALYAQANNTALRVTEVYLNVLRRQELFRLSQENLATHQAILADIGKRADSGVGSTADYMQIKGRVARAQANLSAAENNMLDAETEFFRVTNNQPTDLTQPVPDTTKIPATLSEAVASAQKIHPTLLSADKDIEATRAQYEASKANFYPKLSIEANKDLNKNSSGVDGYKVDDTSVMLMVRYNLSNGGADIAQKRATASQIGEAKDIKLNAARQVQEGLSLAWNAREALLKQKDFMQQHVQASYDTVMAYRKQFLLGTRSLLDVLNTENELFEARQNAVNTDYDELYSEYRILNATGKLLDSVSFKAPAEWQK, from the coding sequence ATGGGCAAAGTAGGAAAATTATCGGCACTTGCGGTATGCATAGCGGCTCTGTCTGGTTCTGCGGGTGCGGCTTCACTTGATGCAACTGTGTCACAAACGTTAATGAATCATCCTCAGGTTAAGCAGGCATACGATAATTATGTCACGCGTTCTCATCAGATCGATCAGGCAAAAGCAGGCTATTATCCAAAAGTGGATGCAGTAGCAGGTGTTGGGAAAGATAACTACAATAGTAATAATTCGTCTAAGGATGGTAATAATCTGAATAGACAAGAGTTAGGTGTTTCTCTAACTCAAATGCTGTTTGATGGTTTTTCAACCAGCAGTAACGTTGATAGAACAACAGCAGAAGCGCAAGCTCAAAAGTTTGCACTCTATGCACAGGCAAATAATACAGCACTACGTGTGACGGAAGTGTATTTGAATGTGTTGCGTCGGCAGGAGTTGTTCCGTTTATCGCAAGAAAACCTGGCAACTCACCAGGCAATTCTCGCTGATATAGGTAAAAGAGCTGATTCCGGTGTAGGGTCTACCGCTGACTATATGCAAATCAAAGGGCGTGTTGCGAGAGCTCAGGCTAATCTTTCCGCAGCAGAAAATAATATGCTTGATGCGGAAACGGAATTTTTCCGTGTAACCAACAATCAACCAACTGATTTGACTCAACCGGTACCAGATACCACTAAAATTCCTGCTACATTATCGGAAGCCGTTGCATCCGCACAAAAAATACATCCTACCTTGTTGTCTGCTGATAAGGACATCGAAGCTACTCGAGCCCAATATGAAGCATCTAAGGCTAATTTTTATCCAAAATTATCAATAGAAGCGAATAAAGATTTAAACAAAAATAGTAGCGGTGTTGATGGTTATAAAGTTGATGACACCAGTGTCATGTTAATGGTGCGTTATAACTTGTCTAATGGTGGTGCTGATATAGCACAAAAACGGGCAACTGCCTCTCAGATTGGTGAAGCTAAAGACATCAAACTGAATGCTGCCCGGCAGGTTCAAGAAGGCCTGAGTTTAGCCTGGAATGCGAGAGAAGCGTTGTTGAAGCAAAAAGATTTTATGCAACAACATGTTCAGGCAAGCTATGACACCGTAATGGCATATCGTAAACAGTTCTTATTAGGTACACGGTCATTATTGGATGTACTTAATACAGAAAACGAACTGTTCGAAGCGCGGCAGAATGCAGTGAATACCGATTATGATGAATTATATTCAGAATATCGGATACTCAATGCTACTGGTAAATTATTGGATAGCGTGAGTTTTAAAGCGCCGGCCGAATGGCAGAAGTAG
- a CDS encoding HlyD family type I secretion periplasmic adaptor subunit, with the protein MPSPELNQKQLNLIDDASAAVMLTAPRQARILLWCCFLFFIVATIWAAWAELDEVTRGEGKVIPSKQLQIIQNLEGGIVKEIFVREGQMVKTGQELLRIDDTRFRSDFREKQQELVSMQGDVARLQAEIASLSIANDSALPWRDQVLLTTKPITFPTGYEKVFPENVVRQEGALRENISNLNNQLVIMGQQIEQKENEILEINNKIRTLSRSVGLASREIDINRPLVKEGIVSQVDLLKMQRQLNDMQGELENARLLLPKQNSLLREAILKRKDVAFKFRVDAQKEMEEKQSRLSQLNEGQVGLQDRVSRTSVTSPVDGTIKTLKVNTVGGVVQPGMDIVEIVPSEDNLLIEAKVLPKDIAFLRPGLPAMVKFSAYDFAIYGGLHGKLEHISADTIQDDKGNSFYLVRVRTDRSYLGTKATPLPIIPGMMASVDIVTGKKSVLEYLMKPILRAKQSALRER; encoded by the coding sequence ATGCCTAGTCCAGAGTTGAATCAAAAACAGCTCAATTTAATCGATGATGCATCGGCAGCAGTGATGCTCACGGCACCCCGCCAAGCTCGCATTTTATTATGGTGCTGTTTTCTTTTCTTTATCGTTGCAACGATTTGGGCTGCGTGGGCGGAACTGGATGAAGTGACCCGTGGTGAAGGAAAGGTTATTCCCTCAAAACAGTTGCAGATCATTCAGAATTTAGAGGGTGGTATTGTTAAAGAAATTTTTGTTCGTGAAGGCCAAATGGTGAAGACTGGACAAGAGTTACTGCGTATAGATGACACCCGCTTTCGTTCAGACTTTCGTGAGAAGCAACAAGAGTTGGTCAGTATGCAGGGTGATGTCGCTCGCTTGCAGGCGGAAATAGCGAGTTTGTCGATTGCCAATGACAGTGCATTACCATGGCGAGATCAAGTTCTATTGACCACCAAACCGATTACTTTTCCAACAGGATACGAGAAAGTCTTTCCTGAAAATGTGGTTCGCCAAGAGGGTGCGCTGCGAGAAAATATCAGTAATCTGAACAACCAGCTCGTTATTATGGGGCAGCAGATCGAGCAAAAAGAAAATGAGATCTTAGAGATTAACAATAAGATCAGAACGTTGAGTCGTAGTGTTGGTTTGGCTAGCAGAGAGATAGATATCAACCGCCCTCTCGTAAAAGAGGGCATTGTCTCTCAGGTTGATCTGCTAAAAATGCAACGTCAGCTGAATGACATGCAAGGTGAGCTAGAAAACGCCCGATTATTACTACCCAAGCAAAATTCTTTGTTAAGAGAAGCTATTCTTAAACGCAAAGACGTTGCCTTCAAATTCCGTGTTGATGCACAAAAAGAGATGGAAGAGAAACAGAGCCGCTTGTCGCAGCTCAATGAAGGGCAAGTCGGTTTACAAGACCGAGTGTCTCGTACCAGTGTGACTTCACCGGTTGATGGCACAATTAAGACGCTGAAAGTTAATACGGTTGGTGGTGTTGTGCAGCCGGGTATGGATATCGTGGAGATTGTGCCGTCAGAAGACAATTTGCTTATTGAAGCCAAAGTATTACCTAAGGATATCGCCTTTTTGCGACCAGGTTTGCCGGCCATGGTTAAGTTTTCTGCTTATGATTTTGCTATTTATGGTGGTTTGCACGGCAAACTGGAACACATTAGTGCTGACACAATTCAAGATGATAAAGGTAATTCGTTTTACCTTGTGAGGGTTCGAACAGACAGAAGTTATCTTGGTACGAAAGCAACACCACTACCCATTATTCCTGGGATGATGGCGAGTGTTGATATCGTGACAGGTAAAAAAAGTGTGCTCGAATATTTAATGAAACCTATTTTAAGAGCCAAGCAGTCTGCACTGCGGGAACGATAA
- a CDS encoding type I secretion system permease/ATPase → MTTINEQQDTLLACLLFMSHHYGIGNTREALTSGLPLHNGLLTAELFPRAAHRAGFVVDYFSSSLNNIPSLLMPCLLLMRDGRAAVLLAVDKPNAQATLFFPVGSVGQQSVPFSVLEEEFSSAGFYIKRRLQFDSRAPEVLKPKGGHWFWGTLLESLPIYKDVLIASILINVFAIVSPMFTMNVYDKIVPNMAFDSLWVLAIGASLVFTFDVIIRQLRSYFIDIAGKKSDLLLSAKIFSKVLGIRMESRPNSTGAFARHLQEFESIREFFTSATVSALIDLPFALLFLIVIWIFSGVLVAVPLLAIIFMIGYSFYIQAPLRQSIEESSRLSSQKYATVIEAIAGLESVKIHNAEGQFQHRWEQAVSHMANSGIVTRKITNMVSGLANYVQQMVTVALIILGVYQISEGNLTQGGMIAAVMLAGRAIGPLIQLSVLSTRYNQAKSALLLLENIMKSPSEREDEKQYLDYERLTGRIELNDVSFSYPESDQAALKNINVKIRTGEKIAVIGRIGAGKTTLEKLILGLYKPLSGSVLLDGFELSQLHPATIRDNIGCVPQDFTLFYGSIRQNIQLGHPHATDAQILRAAQRAGVSQFTNHDPNGLERQVGEGGRNLSGGQRQSIALARAILRDPPILILDEPTANMDNRSESLVKHELAHLPADTTMLLITHRTSMLDIVDRIIVIEQGMVVADGSRDFVLQQLKEGKVRVRENVDA, encoded by the coding sequence ATGACAACTATCAATGAACAGCAAGATACGCTACTCGCGTGTTTGTTGTTTATGTCTCATCATTATGGCATTGGCAATACACGAGAAGCATTAACCTCAGGTCTGCCACTTCACAATGGGTTATTGACGGCAGAGCTTTTCCCTCGCGCAGCTCACCGAGCCGGTTTTGTTGTTGATTACTTTTCTTCATCACTAAATAACATTCCTTCTTTGCTAATGCCATGCTTATTACTGATGCGAGATGGCAGAGCTGCAGTTTTGCTTGCGGTTGATAAACCAAATGCACAAGCAACGCTTTTTTTTCCAGTCGGTAGTGTGGGTCAGCAGTCTGTGCCATTTTCGGTGCTAGAAGAGGAATTTTCTAGTGCTGGTTTTTACATTAAACGTCGTTTGCAATTTGATTCTCGAGCTCCCGAGGTTTTAAAACCCAAAGGTGGGCATTGGTTTTGGGGCACATTGCTGGAATCCCTCCCTATCTATAAAGATGTATTAATTGCATCAATATTGATCAATGTTTTTGCGATCGTCAGCCCGATGTTCACCATGAATGTGTACGATAAAATAGTGCCTAATATGGCGTTCGATTCGTTATGGGTTTTGGCGATTGGTGCATCGTTAGTTTTTACTTTTGATGTAATTATTCGACAGCTCCGTAGTTACTTCATTGATATAGCGGGTAAAAAATCAGACTTGCTTCTTTCGGCGAAGATTTTTTCTAAAGTCTTAGGTATTCGGATGGAATCGCGCCCAAATTCAACTGGGGCATTTGCGCGTCATCTGCAAGAATTTGAATCAATTCGAGAGTTTTTTACATCAGCCACCGTTTCTGCATTGATTGATTTACCGTTTGCTTTGCTCTTTTTGATTGTGATTTGGATCTTTTCCGGTGTTCTAGTGGCGGTTCCATTACTGGCCATTATTTTCATGATTGGATATAGCTTTTATATTCAGGCGCCATTACGTCAAAGTATTGAAGAAAGTAGCCGTTTATCTTCACAAAAATATGCTACGGTGATCGAAGCAATTGCCGGATTAGAGTCAGTAAAAATTCACAATGCGGAAGGGCAGTTCCAACATCGATGGGAACAGGCAGTTAGCCATATGGCTAATTCTGGCATCGTTACGCGTAAAATTACAAACATGGTGTCAGGGTTAGCAAACTACGTTCAGCAGATGGTAACGGTGGCACTGATTATTTTAGGTGTTTACCAAATATCAGAAGGCAATTTGACGCAAGGCGGTATGATCGCTGCGGTTATGTTAGCCGGCCGAGCAATCGGGCCACTGATTCAGTTATCTGTTTTATCAACACGTTACAATCAAGCTAAATCGGCACTTTTGTTACTCGAAAACATCATGAAAAGCCCCTCAGAAAGAGAAGATGAAAAACAATATCTCGATTATGAACGTTTAACTGGGCGTATTGAATTGAATGATGTTTCATTCAGTTATCCTGAATCTGACCAAGCAGCGTTGAAAAACATCAATGTGAAGATCCGTACCGGCGAGAAAATTGCTGTTATCGGACGCATCGGGGCTGGTAAAACAACGCTCGAAAAATTGATATTAGGTTTGTATAAACCACTATCGGGTTCGGTATTGTTGGATGGGTTTGAATTATCGCAGCTACATCCTGCCACTATTCGCGATAACATCGGTTGTGTACCACAAGATTTCACCCTGTTTTATGGGTCAATTCGTCAAAACATTCAACTTGGTCATCCGCATGCAACAGATGCTCAAATCTTGCGTGCTGCGCAACGTGCTGGTGTCAGTCAGTTTACCAATCATGATCCGAATGGGTTAGAGCGACAGGTTGGTGAAGGTGGTCGTAATTTATCTGGTGGGCAACGTCAATCCATCGCATTGGCTCGTGCCATATTGCGTGATCCTCCTATTTTGATATTAGACGAACCAACTGCCAACATGGATAACCGTTCTGAGAGTTTGGTTAAACATGAACTAGCGCATTTACCTGCAGATACCACCATGCTGTTGATTACTCATCGCACATCGATGCTCGATATTGTTGATCGAATTATTGTGATTGAACAGGGGATGGTTGTTGCTGATGGCTCTCGCGATTTTGTTTTACAGCAACTCAAAGAGGGCAAGGTTAGGGTAAGGGAGAATGTGGATGCCTAG
- the fbaA gene encoding class II fructose-bisphosphate aldolase: MSKIFDFVKPGVITGDDVQKIFEVAKANKFALPAVNCVGTDSVNAVLEAAAKVKAPVIVQFSNGGAAFIAGKGMKLEGQKAAIIGAISGAKHVHAVAEAYGIPVILHTDHAAKKLLPWIDGLLDAGEKHFAETGKPLFSSHMLDLSEESLEENIDICCKYLERMAKMGMTLELELGCTGGEEDGVDNSHMDQSALYTQPEDVAYAYERLSKISPRFTIAASFGNVHGVYKPGNVKLTPSILDASQKYVSEKFGVPANTLNFVFHGGSGSTQQEIEESVGYGVVKMNIDTDTQWATWEGILNYYKAKEAYLQGQLGNPEGADSPNKKYYDPRVWLRKAQETMIARLEQAFKELNAIDVL, translated from the coding sequence ATGTCTAAGATCTTTGATTTCGTTAAACCAGGCGTTATTACCGGTGACGACGTACAGAAAATATTTGAAGTAGCAAAAGCGAACAAATTCGCTCTGCCTGCAGTTAACTGTGTTGGTACTGACTCAGTAAACGCGGTACTGGAAGCAGCTGCTAAAGTTAAAGCGCCAGTAATCGTTCAGTTCTCTAACGGCGGTGCAGCATTCATCGCTGGTAAAGGCATGAAACTGGAAGGTCAGAAAGCGGCTATCATCGGTGCTATCTCTGGTGCTAAACACGTTCACGCAGTTGCTGAAGCCTACGGTATTCCAGTAATTCTGCACACTGACCATGCAGCTAAAAAACTGCTGCCATGGATCGACGGTCTGTTAGACGCAGGTGAAAAACACTTCGCTGAAACTGGCAAACCACTGTTCTCTTCTCACATGCTGGATCTGTCTGAAGAGTCATTGGAAGAAAACATCGACATCTGCTGCAAATACCTAGAACGCATGGCCAAAATGGGCATGACTCTGGAATTGGAACTGGGTTGCACCGGTGGTGAAGAAGACGGCGTAGACAACAGCCACATGGATCAGTCTGCTCTGTACACCCAACCAGAAGACGTTGCTTATGCTTACGAGCGCCTGAGCAAAATCAGCCCACGTTTCACCATCGCTGCTTCTTTCGGTAACGTACACGGTGTTTACAAACCAGGTAACGTTAAACTGACTCCAAGCATTCTGGATGCTTCTCAGAAATACGTTTCTGAAAAATTCGGTGTTCCTGCTAACACTCTGAACTTCGTATTCCACGGCGGTTCAGGTTCTACTCAGCAAGAAATCGAAGAATCTGTAGGCTACGGCGTAGTTAAAATGAACATCGATACTGATACCCAATGGGCAACGTGGGAAGGTATCCTGAACTACTACAAAGCTAAAGAAGCTTACCTGCAGGGCCAGCTGGGTAACCCAGAAGGCGCTGACTCACCAAACAAAAAATACTACGACCCACGCGTATGGCTGCGTAAAGCTCAGGAAACTATGATTGCCCGTCTGGAACAGGCATTCAAAGAACTGAACGCGATCGACGTACTGTAA
- the pgk gene encoding phosphoglycerate kinase — protein sequence MSVIKMTDLDLAGKRVLIRADLNVPVKDGKVTSDARIVATLPTIKLALEKGAKLMITSHLGRPTEGEYNEEFSLLPVVNYLKDKLSCPVRLAKDYLDGVEVAAGELVVLENCRFNKGEKKNTEELAKKYAALCDVFVMDAFGTAHRAEGSTHGVAQYAPVACAGPLLAGELDALGKAMLKPERPMVAIVGGSKVSTKLTVLESLSKIADQLVVGGGIANTFIAAAGHNVGKSLCEHDLIDTAKKLAAETNIPVTTDVVVGKEFSESTPATIKSVADVTADDMIFDIGPDSAKALADIIMNAKTILWNGPVGVFEFDQFAKGTEIIAKAIAESPAFSIAGGGDTLAAIDKFGIADKVSYISTGGGAFLEFVEGKVLPAVAILEERAKA from the coding sequence ATGTCTGTTATCAAAATGACTGATCTGGATCTGGCTGGTAAGCGCGTACTGATTCGTGCGGACCTGAACGTACCAGTGAAAGATGGTAAAGTAACTTCTGACGCACGTATCGTTGCAACTCTGCCGACCATCAAACTGGCTCTGGAAAAAGGCGCCAAGCTGATGATCACTTCTCACCTGGGTCGTCCGACTGAAGGCGAGTACAACGAAGAGTTCTCTCTGCTGCCAGTAGTGAACTACCTGAAAGACAAACTGTCCTGCCCAGTACGTCTGGCGAAAGATTACCTGGATGGCGTTGAAGTTGCTGCTGGTGAACTGGTTGTTCTGGAAAACTGCCGTTTCAACAAAGGCGAAAAGAAAAACACCGAAGAGCTGGCTAAGAAATACGCTGCACTGTGTGACGTATTCGTAATGGACGCTTTCGGTACTGCTCACCGCGCTGAAGGTTCAACTCACGGTGTTGCTCAATACGCACCAGTAGCTTGTGCTGGCCCACTGCTGGCTGGTGAACTGGACGCATTGGGTAAAGCAATGCTGAAACCAGAGCGCCCAATGGTTGCTATCGTTGGTGGTTCTAAAGTTTCTACCAAGCTGACTGTTCTGGAATCACTGTCAAAGATCGCTGACCAGCTGGTAGTTGGTGGTGGTATCGCTAACACTTTCATCGCGGCTGCTGGCCACAATGTTGGTAAATCTCTGTGCGAACACGACCTGATCGATACTGCTAAGAAACTGGCTGCTGAAACCAACATCCCAGTAACTACTGACGTTGTTGTTGGTAAAGAATTCTCTGAATCAACTCCAGCAACTATCAAATCAGTTGCTGACGTAACTGCTGACGACATGATTTTCGACATCGGTCCAGATTCTGCTAAAGCACTGGCTGACATCATCATGAACGCGAAAACCATTCTGTGGAATGGTCCAGTAGGCGTATTCGAATTCGACCAATTCGCTAAAGGCACTGAAATCATTGCTAAAGCAATTGCCGAATCTCCAGCATTCTCTATCGCTGGTGGTGGTGACACTCTGGCTGCTATCGACAAATTCGGTATCGCTGACAAAGTATCTTACATCTCCACTGGTGGTGGTGCATTCCTGGAATTCGTAGAAGGCAAAGTGCTGCCTGCAGTTGCGATTCTGGAAGAACGCGCTAAAGCGTAA